Genomic segment of Benincasa hispida cultivar B227 chromosome 1, ASM972705v1, whole genome shotgun sequence:
GAAAGCTCATAGAAAAATATACAAACATGAAACATAGGAATAATGTACCAATTTAATTGGCAATGGTTACCTGCATTTGGCTACCACGCATTGAAGCAGTCTCCTCACGAAGCTGCCCCAAGATCTAAATGAACGAATTCAGTTACAATCAAACGGATCAAAAAGTACCTAAGATATAGATGAGTAGACTGGTAATTGACCTATCGActcaaagttttttttagtttgtgGTGATTTGACATTATGTTAGGCTGGAATATCCTATGTTCAAACCATGCAATGTTGTTTCATCTTAATTAATACTGATAGTTGTTTGTTGAGTCTCGTACTAAATTTCTAACCAATAAATGAAGAAGAGTGTGTCAATAACATCTATTTTATCAACTCAAGCTTTTATTATTTCATCACTATCCAAGTTATAGCTTAGAGTACAAGAAGTATGAATAACGAATACAATTAAATGATTAGCTGCACTCTCTAATGTATAGGTTTTGGGGATTAGCAATTCAGTGACTCAACAATGACTTCCCCGAGGATAATCGAAATATACAAACAAAGAAAGCAAAAAGAATGTACCTCAGGCTCTCGAACATTGGAGAGAATATAGTCATAAAGCTGTGGATCAACACTAATAAACTGCTTATTGCTAAATTTCTCATTTGAATTGGTGGAGTGAACTTTTTCCAAATGTCTCTTCTTGCTGCTAAAACCATCCAAGTTGAATTGACAACCAACACAACAACTACAAGAGAAAGCCCCTTTCACAGTTTTGATACTGGAAATTGCAGTTACTGGGAACAGAGATGAGAACTTTATCAGCAGATTCTTCTGTGGGTGTGACATAAAATGCAGCACCATGTTGCTGCTCGACATCAAATAACGATATGCCCTGCAGAGTAGGGGAGAAAGAAAGGAATGAAGAAAAGTAGGAAACAGAAAACCCAAAAGAATACATATTTTATAGCTCAACAAATTACAATACATCCAGGGAAATATTGAGAAGCCCAATCTACTCTACTTGCTGCAGAGTGACTTTCTTGGGAAATTCCACAAATAGTTGGCGTGAATGCGGGGGATAAGGGGGAAAAGAATCACCGACGCGAAGCCATGGGAAAGAATGTTGAATCTTTGCAATCAAAAGGTAGAGGGAGACCAGACGTGAAAACCCAGAATGAAAATGCAGCCGATGAGAAGAAACTAGAGTTGGCCTCGGCCCTGCCCGGTGAGCTCGGTGGTCGCGAAGGTTCAAACACAGTCACTCTCACTCGGATAACGTGAGATTGGGTCGTTTGATTCGAAGGAGAAGGGGTGGGAATGGAAATGAGTTGATAAAATCCATATTTAATTgggttttctttatttattttgaaaaagatattttcCAAGTATCTTTTATCAACATAAGTGGAGGAATTATAAACCAGCCATGAAGTGTGGGTTTTGTCGAGATACTCTACCCGAATTTCTTCCCAGTGACGCGGCTTTTACTCGGTTGATATCTCTTccctttcttccttttcttccttcctctttccgatttttttgtgtaatttttctcCTAGATCATCAATGGAATTTTGGGGTAAGTTTATGCTTCCAACTTTATTCTATTGTTTGTGCTATCTATTTTCATCAtcggttttgtttttctttcttctgtgTTTATCAGGAGCTTTagcatgtttttttaataaattgtttGGTCTCTATGATTTTAAGCTTCTTTTGGCCCAAGGTGTGGGTGAGAACATATTTTAGGCTAAGTGGGAAGATTCTATTTGAACTCCCacctttggtttttttttttaaattttaattttttgatgaTGGATTATGGTGATTGAATGAAATACCTAGTCAATTTGATGTTCCTTCGATGGTTGATCTCTTGCAAGTTTTTTAGGTTAAGTTTGAGGTtaagttttttagcaaattgtAGTAAAGAAGGGAAAGCAATCTCAAAGCCAGTAGGTATGTGCTCAGCATTCTCATGTTGGAGTTTAGAGAtgttttgattattttaattttcttaaaaatgggttttataaagaaggaaaaaggggTTCAGAAATGGGTGTGATTGAAAAAATGAGTTTTATAAAGAGGGGAAAAAGGGGGTTCAGAAGTGCTGTGGCGagtaattatgaaaaaaaaaactaaaattaagagAGAGAAATTAAAGGTTTTTGGAGAGAAACAGTTTGTCTTTTCTTAATTGTTCTTGATGCACTTTAAACTtggtataaatatgatttttttttttgttcaaattgAAGTAGCTGGGATCTTATTCATTCTACACATCTTTTTGTTCTCTTTTGATGTATTGAATGAGTTGATTTGCTACATTGTGATTTGTTTCTAAGAATTGTTTACTATGATTTAACTAATGATGGAATAAAACATTTTGTTTATCATgcaaatataaatgaaatatatattaggcctggtgtcctaaatctcgttgggttgtatagtttgtaattgtaatgtaaaaacatcttatgtatttaataaaatatataatgtcttatttcatttttagttgcattaaccacaaaccaataaattaagatccaaggttatcttgtagttaaacatgtatgtagagacatatgggtggatcatatttaaatgataacctaaatgatttgtagtagatgaataaggttgaaggaactctaatagggagagaaccttgagcggaagcggattgactaaattccattttcattgaatacaaagtttataGGAAACAAGTAATAAGATATACATTTATTTCTAAATTACAACACGCTTTAGAAAGAATTAAAGGGTTTAAAGGAACCTAACCTTTGAAAacctttctttacattttcccTTGAACAAATCATGAACTccttgaagacgttcttcaagaTTAACCTCGAACAAAATCAAACACTACCACGAAtgttaccttgttattctcaaggtgagaacccaggagttgtgggttttggctattttggattttgagggAAAGCTTAATATATAGGAGGAAAGCTAGAGAACTCTCTTAAAAATTCAAAACCACCGAGCTCTACCGTTGTCTTTCTTTATTTCTCAAATCTCGATTAACCAACGActtacaagaagaagaagaaactttttcttttctacttaCCAAAAATAACCATCACCCACTTacatgggtggagagaaaagaatggaaagggagttgtaactttgtttcttattattaaaataataataatataaatataaatatgataactaatttattatattgaattatatgttatatcaaatataacatataacctatagttttaatattgtatcacatacaatataaattatagtttcttttctcttttatttggtatttaatataaatcttatttatatgaaatttaacaactatgaatccaattcatagaaactatatttgaatctcattcaaatatttatttcttctcattaagctataatgtatcaaatacattatgacaattgt
This window contains:
- the LOC120080536 gene encoding O-methyltransferase MdmC-like isoform X5, which translates into the protein MYCNLLSYKICILLGFLFPTFLHSFLSPLLCRAYRYLMSSSNMVLHFMSHPQKNLLIKFSSLFPVTAISSIKTVKGAFSCSCCVGCQFNLDGFSSKKRHLEKVHSTNSNEKFSNKQFISVDPQLYDYILSNVREPEILGQLREETASMRGSQMQVSPDQAQLLAMLVQILGAKRCIEVGVYTVDVRHGLAADTLKSLISNGEACSYDFAFIDAEKRMNEEYFELLLQLVRVGGLIVIDNVLWYGKVADPMVNDKKTDSIRRLNKKIMEDNRVRISMVPIGDGITICQKR